In a genomic window of Mucilaginibacter sp. KACC 22063:
- a CDS encoding FG-GAP repeat domain-containing protein: MASAKSKYVLGLSVLLVAALGFNACNQQSSSDKKEIKLTGNAIIDGKALAEKHCSGCHQLVPVNALTKDVWTYHTLPSMAKYLGISTYGSDYFKRDSAANVGISLQEWSNIVAYYKSTAPMALDSQKRSTPLLNDWAGFQLQMPALLPEGASAFTSMVKVDTASHSIYTSDFGIEKLIKWGKYLRIQKEYSLPSGAADMSINKDAAGSYNAAISCVGQLEPMDFPNGRVLKLDLKSPNAQLTDIETDLSRPVYTATGDFNKDGLTDYVICAQGNISGHIFWMKQNADHSYSRMEVKKQAGAVQVTVGDYNNDGWQDIIALFGSGDEGISLFLNDHKGGFKEQSLLRFPPVYGSSSFQLVDVNHDGKPDIIYTAGYNYRNSRILKPYHGLYIFLNQGNWKFKQAYFYPINGCTKAIAADFDGDGDIDIATSAFFADLQNNPAESFVYFEQYSNMYFKPHAAPVSKYGRWFSMDVNDINGDGKPDVVLGNYSKGLTIETNKNLNDNARIPFIVLLNQTKK; encoded by the coding sequence ATGGCTTCTGCAAAATCTAAATATGTACTTGGTTTATCTGTTTTACTGGTAGCTGCATTAGGGTTTAATGCCTGTAATCAGCAAAGTTCCTCAGATAAAAAAGAAATTAAACTTACCGGCAATGCGATTATAGACGGTAAGGCGCTTGCAGAAAAGCATTGCAGCGGCTGCCACCAATTGGTGCCGGTTAATGCGCTTACCAAAGATGTTTGGACATACCATACCCTGCCGTCGATGGCTAAGTATTTAGGTATTTCAACTTATGGATCCGACTATTTTAAAAGAGACAGTGCTGCCAATGTAGGTATCAGCTTGCAGGAGTGGAGCAATATTGTTGCCTACTATAAAAGCACTGCACCAATGGCACTGGATAGCCAGAAACGTTCCACGCCTTTGTTAAATGATTGGGCAGGGTTTCAACTTCAGATGCCTGCATTGCTACCTGAAGGTGCTTCGGCTTTTACTTCAATGGTAAAAGTTGATACCGCAAGCCATAGCATCTATACCAGTGATTTTGGGATAGAAAAGTTAATTAAATGGGGTAAGTACCTTAGGATCCAAAAAGAATATTCGCTGCCTTCTGGAGCAGCAGATATGTCGATCAATAAGGATGCTGCCGGTAGTTACAATGCTGCGATATCTTGCGTTGGTCAGCTCGAACCAATGGATTTCCCGAACGGGCGCGTTTTAAAGCTTGATCTGAAATCGCCAAATGCTCAGTTAACAGATATTGAAACAGATCTTTCGCGGCCTGTTTATACTGCTACAGGGGATTTTAATAAGGATGGCTTAACAGATTATGTGATATGTGCGCAGGGAAACATAAGCGGCCATATTTTTTGGATGAAACAAAATGCAGATCATTCCTATAGCCGTATGGAAGTGAAAAAACAGGCTGGGGCAGTACAGGTAACCGTTGGCGATTATAATAATGATGGCTGGCAGGACATCATTGCCCTGTTTGGGTCAGGCGACGAAGGCATCTCCTTATTCTTGAATGACCACAAAGGCGGTTTCAAGGAGCAATCGTTGCTTAGATTTCCACCGGTGTATGGCTCATCAAGTTTTCAGTTGGTTGATGTCAATCACGATGGCAAGCCGGATATTATTTACACCGCCGGCTATAATTATCGCAACTCCCGTATCTTAAAACCGTATCATGGTTTATACATCTTTTTAAACCAGGGTAACTGGAAGTTTAAGCAAGCTTATTTTTATCCTATCAATGGTTGTACAAAAGCCATTGCTGCAGATTTTGATGGCGACGGGGATATTGATATTGCCACCAGTGCTTTCTTTGCCGATCTGCAAAATAATCCGGCAGAAAGCTTTGTGTATTTTGAGCAGTATAGCAACATGTACTTTAAACCGCATGCTGCGCCTGTAAGCAAGTATGGCCGCTGGTTTAGCATGGATGTAAATGATATAAATGGTGATGGCAAGCCCGATGTAGTTTTAGGGAATTACAGCAAAGGTTTAACTATCGAAACCAACAAGAATTTAAATGATAATGCCCGGATACCCTTTATCGTACTGCTCAACCAAACTAAAAAATAA
- a CDS encoding glycoside hydrolase family 2 protein has translation MKKLLLAVICSMAAYLLPFSLNAQSPGVKQIKLSSFQLQSSALISAKGSELSSASYHSPVYWFPVKVPSTVLTGLVANHIYPDPYHGMNNMYIPDASDDFNKQYNLEQYSHLAGEANPWKKPYWYRTTFTVPAGDKGKTFQLIFKGINYRAAVWVNGKQAADSTQMAGMFAEYSLDVTKQVKAGQTNALAVKIYPLDYPGLPDKEQLDAMGPFYLNGGPTGDIGKNVTMLCSVGWDWIPPVRDRNMGIWQPVYLRTTGGVTIAHPKLVTDLPKLPDTSVAKLSLKLTLDNHAASLSKGKLMVTIKPENFAGKSVQFTQAVSVSGSSSAGVSLNADKISQLLISKPHLWWPNGYGRANLYRIRLQYADARGIADDTTFVFGIRTVSTKATTVNEYVRREFFVNGQRVHLNGGAWVPDMMVNRDSARYDYEMHLCRNANVNLVRIWGGGVTPPDAFWNAADKYGLMVWSDFWITGDTQGEFKGSPDYPLESKVFINNVVSTILRVRNHPSLLVWTGGNEGHARKELYYAMRNNVIQLDGTRPFIPCSSGHAHLPADWDKSWPDNMDAGVYSGGPYAWKDPKEYYKLADLQHDWVFKDETGIPSQPPYTTLPKIIPNLTWDKKLPFPLNNSWGYHDAAEGAAMYSKYYEEMAERYGQPTDIVEFSDKMQLMNWVGYQGIFEAAGSRLTETGGIMLWKLNAAFPSVAWQIYDWYLEPNAGYYAMQNAVEPVHIQLNQNDSTVAVINRTHHATGMLSADAAVYDINSRLVKNIHLEHLGLAKEGVQKVIPLKDVLAAQKGVSFVVLNLRNAAGKVVSHNTYWMAPNNDLTPLNKMKQTQVTAKVLKGIKGVTQNAWTVQLTNNTNQIAFFVRPQLIKNGEEVMPSYWSASYFTLAPHETITINVSAPVAKLGIANPTILVDGWNVEKQTLALPLAVK, from the coding sequence ATGAAAAAATTATTACTTGCAGTTATATGCAGCATGGCTGCATACCTATTGCCATTCAGTTTAAATGCGCAATCTCCGGGAGTTAAGCAGATCAAATTAAGCAGTTTTCAGTTGCAATCTTCGGCGCTGATCTCAGCAAAAGGAAGTGAACTATCATCTGCCAGCTATCATTCACCTGTTTATTGGTTTCCCGTAAAGGTGCCATCAACGGTATTAACCGGCTTAGTGGCTAATCATATTTATCCGGATCCCTACCATGGAATGAATAATATGTATATCCCTGATGCTTCGGATGATTTTAATAAGCAATATAATCTCGAACAGTATTCGCACCTGGCAGGTGAAGCCAATCCATGGAAAAAGCCATACTGGTACCGCACCACCTTTACAGTACCTGCGGGCGATAAAGGAAAAACCTTTCAATTGATTTTTAAGGGCATTAATTACCGTGCAGCCGTATGGGTTAACGGTAAGCAGGCTGCCGATTCAACGCAAATGGCTGGTATGTTTGCCGAATATAGTCTGGATGTTACCAAACAGGTAAAAGCAGGTCAAACCAATGCACTTGCTGTAAAAATATATCCGCTGGATTACCCGGGCCTGCCTGATAAAGAACAATTGGATGCAATGGGGCCATTTTATTTAAATGGCGGCCCAACGGGGGATATCGGCAAAAATGTGACGATGTTATGTTCAGTAGGATGGGACTGGATCCCTCCGGTGCGCGACCGTAATATGGGGATCTGGCAGCCGGTTTATTTACGTACTACCGGTGGGGTTACCATCGCACATCCAAAACTGGTAACTGATCTGCCTAAGTTGCCCGATACCAGTGTCGCTAAGCTATCATTAAAGCTTACGCTGGATAACCATGCCGCGTCATTGTCAAAAGGTAAACTGATGGTGACCATAAAACCTGAAAACTTTGCAGGCAAATCCGTTCAGTTTACGCAGGCTGTTTCAGTAAGCGGAAGCTCATCTGCAGGTGTTTCACTTAATGCAGATAAAATAAGCCAGCTTTTAATCAGCAAGCCGCATTTATGGTGGCCTAATGGCTATGGCAGGGCTAATTTATATAGGATACGCTTACAATATGCTGATGCCCGAGGCATTGCTGATGATACTACTTTTGTATTTGGCATTCGCACGGTTAGCACTAAGGCTACCACTGTAAATGAATATGTACGTCGCGAATTTTTTGTGAACGGCCAGCGTGTGCATCTGAATGGTGGAGCATGGGTGCCGGATATGATGGTGAACCGTGATTCGGCCAGGTATGATTACGAAATGCACTTATGTCGCAATGCTAACGTTAACCTGGTTCGTATATGGGGCGGTGGCGTTACTCCGCCGGATGCGTTTTGGAATGCTGCCGATAAATATGGTTTAATGGTATGGTCTGATTTCTGGATTACCGGCGATACGCAAGGTGAGTTCAAGGGTTCGCCTGATTATCCACTCGAAAGCAAGGTATTTATTAATAACGTGGTCAGCACCATATTGCGGGTGCGTAATCATCCAAGTTTGTTAGTTTGGACGGGTGGTAACGAAGGCCATGCGCGTAAAGAGCTATACTATGCCATGCGCAACAATGTGATACAGCTGGATGGTACACGCCCTTTTATCCCGTGTTCTTCGGGGCACGCGCATTTACCTGCCGACTGGGATAAATCATGGCCGGATAATATGGACGCAGGCGTTTACAGCGGCGGCCCGTATGCATGGAAAGATCCTAAAGAATATTATAAGCTGGCAGATCTGCAGCACGACTGGGTGTTTAAGGATGAAACCGGTATCCCTTCGCAGCCGCCTTATACCACGTTGCCTAAAATTATCCCTAATCTTACCTGGGATAAAAAATTGCCTTTTCCGTTGAATAATAGCTGGGGTTATCACGATGCTGCCGAGGGTGCGGCCATGTACAGCAAGTATTATGAAGAAATGGCTGAGCGTTATGGCCAGCCAACAGATATTGTGGAGTTTTCGGATAAAATGCAGCTAATGAACTGGGTAGGTTACCAGGGGATATTTGAAGCAGCCGGGAGCCGTTTAACCGAAACAGGCGGGATTATGCTGTGGAAACTGAATGCGGCTTTCCCAAGTGTAGCATGGCAGATCTATGACTGGTACCTTGAACCAAACGCAGGTTATTACGCGATGCAAAATGCAGTTGAGCCGGTGCATATTCAGTTAAATCAGAATGATTCGACCGTGGCTGTCATTAACCGTACGCACCATGCAACAGGGATGTTAAGTGCCGATGCTGCCGTTTATGACATCAATAGCCGCCTGGTTAAAAATATCCATCTTGAACATTTGGGTTTAGCTAAAGAAGGTGTTCAAAAAGTGATCCCGCTTAAAGATGTGCTTGCAGCGCAAAAAGGTGTAAGTTTTGTAGTGCTTAACCTGCGTAATGCAGCCGGGAAGGTAGTATCGCACAATACCTACTGGATGGCGCCAAATAATGACCTTACCCCGCTTAACAAAATGAAGCAAACGCAGGTAACGGCTAAGGTATTGAAAGGTATTAAGGGAGTTACCCAAAATGCCTGGACGGTACAGTTAACCAATAACACCAATCAGATTGCATTTTTCGTTCGCCCGCAGTTAATAAAAAACGGTGAGGAAGTAATGCCAAGCTATTGGTCGGCAAGTTATTTTACCTTGGCCCCGCATGAAACCATTACGATAAATGTAAGTGCGCCTGTTGCTAAGTTAGGTATAGCAAACCCAACCATTTTGGTTGACGGCTGGAACGTTGAAAAGCAAACGTTGGCATTGCCATTAGCAGTTAAGTAA
- a CDS encoding TolC family protein produces the protein MLNNYYVRSTFTVLILLFSINGYAQQALSMKDAVRIGLENYPAIKAKANQLNASKAYLSETRTEYLPDLNLSGQQDYGTINGTNGPLYGYRGLSVASSGPALPNQNWNAAFGALYLANINWDFFAFGRAKDKIGVQKNVVVRDQNDYNQELFQHEVRVASAYLNLLAAQRIVKSQQDNLNRAQELRRVVVARVSNGLNPGVDSSLANAEVSNAKIALTNAQQTESNQSNQLAQYLGLPPQGYLLDSAFVTGIPKITDPQPAISLENHPLLKYYQSRIGVSDSQAKYYSKQALPTFSLFGVYQGRGSGFKSDIASNVSDYTSSYGSGVDPTRFNYLLGVGVVWNFTSVFRTHYLVKSQKYTSLQLKDDYNLISQQLQDQSVLAETRIANSLKNYNEAPVEVKAASDAYLQKSTLYKNGLSNIVDFTQALYTLNRAQIDRDIAYNNVWQAILFKAAATGDFGVFINNL, from the coding sequence ATGTTGAATAACTATTATGTCCGCAGTACCTTTACTGTATTAATTTTACTATTTAGTATTAACGGGTATGCTCAGCAGGCTTTGAGCATGAAAGATGCAGTACGTATAGGGCTTGAGAACTATCCGGCAATTAAAGCTAAAGCAAATCAGCTGAATGCCTCAAAGGCTTACTTAAGCGAAACACGTACAGAGTATCTTCCCGATCTTAATTTATCCGGCCAACAGGATTATGGTACCATCAATGGTACAAACGGCCCGCTTTATGGCTATCGTGGCCTAAGTGTGGCATCTTCGGGCCCTGCACTACCTAATCAAAACTGGAATGCCGCTTTTGGCGCTTTGTACCTGGCTAATATTAACTGGGATTTCTTTGCTTTTGGCCGCGCCAAAGACAAGATCGGCGTACAGAAAAATGTTGTAGTCCGCGATCAGAACGATTACAACCAGGAACTTTTCCAGCATGAGGTACGTGTGGCATCTGCATACCTTAATTTGCTTGCCGCGCAACGCATCGTCAAATCACAGCAGGATAACCTGAACCGAGCGCAGGAATTGCGTCGTGTAGTGGTGGCCCGTGTGTCAAACGGTTTAAATCCGGGTGTCGATTCTTCTTTAGCCAATGCCGAAGTATCGAACGCCAAAATTGCGCTCACCAATGCACAGCAAACAGAATCCAATCAGAGCAATCAGTTGGCTCAGTACCTGGGATTGCCTCCGCAAGGTTATCTGCTGGATAGCGCCTTTGTAACCGGTATCCCCAAAATTACCGATCCGCAGCCGGCTATTAGCTTAGAAAATCATCCTTTGCTTAAATACTATCAAAGCCGTATAGGCGTAAGCGATAGCCAGGCAAAATACTATAGCAAGCAAGCTTTGCCTACTTTTAGTTTATTTGGTGTTTACCAGGGCAGGGGATCAGGCTTTAAATCAGATATTGCTTCCAATGTAAGTGATTACACCAGCAGCTATGGTTCGGGTGTTGACCCCACCCGCTTTAACTATTTATTAGGTGTGGGCGTAGTGTGGAACTTTACAAGTGTTTTCCGTACGCATTACCTGGTAAAGTCTCAGAAGTATACTTCACTGCAACTTAAAGATGATTATAATTTAATCAGCCAGCAATTGCAGGATCAAAGCGTTCTTGCGGAGACACGAATCGCTAACTCGCTTAAAAATTATAATGAAGCACCGGTAGAGGTAAAGGCCGCCAGCGATGCTTACCTGCAAAAAAGCACTCTGTATAAAAACGGCTTATCGAACATCGTTGATTTTACACAGGCGCTTTACACTTTAAACCGTGCACAGATAGACCGTGATATTGCCTACAACAATGTATGGCAGGCTATCCTGTTTAAGGCGGCAGCAACCGGCGATTTCGGCGTATTCATTAACAACTTGTAA
- a CDS encoding FG-GAP repeat domain-containing protein, whose translation MKFLPVKRMTAPSKNKITLIGVLTGLLTVGVVSFYGCHNQDQTKAFQIADGRTLATQYCTRCHMLPEPKLADKGSWKQGILPAMAKQLGLQDYMGQYFADKQSTISTAEWAKITEWYLKNAPDSLIIPKQDVQPLRDWAVFTAVRPKNVNKQTTAMTCMVAVDSINHQLYSGDGANGFYSWTANAQSTLLNTFGSPVTGAQFVKRGNDNVAVLTTIGQIMPTDESKGKIQEYNLSAGKKQQPVVITNSLPRPVQTVTADFNKDGLPDYVVCGFGHDRGALYYVEQHPGNKFTKHVMRALPGGTQLTTGDYNNDGWPDVICLYAQADEGIRMYLNDHKGGFTEKTILRFPPIYGSSSFQLVDFNHDGKLDILYTSGDNSDYSRVLKPYHGVYIFINQGNWKFKQQYFYHIDGCTKAMAADFDGDGDLDIAAIGFFSDFKFHPEEGFTYLEQTKQLGFTSHYIPVEKMGRWICMDVGDVDGDGDQDIVLGNFSIGQRGLLNQKGFTPQWDMSEPIVILRNKTKNK comes from the coding sequence ATGAAATTTCTACCTGTGAAAAGGATGACCGCGCCTTCTAAAAATAAAATCACCTTGATAGGCGTTTTGACCGGCCTTTTAACGGTAGGTGTAGTTAGTTTTTATGGCTGCCATAACCAGGATCAAACAAAAGCTTTTCAGATAGCAGATGGCAGGACACTTGCAACCCAATATTGTACCAGGTGCCACATGCTGCCCGAGCCAAAGCTTGCCGATAAAGGAAGCTGGAAGCAAGGTATTTTGCCAGCAATGGCCAAGCAACTGGGGCTACAGGATTATATGGGCCAATACTTTGCCGATAAGCAATCTACCATATCAACTGCAGAGTGGGCAAAAATTACAGAATGGTATCTTAAAAATGCACCAGACTCATTAATTATTCCCAAGCAAGACGTACAGCCACTGCGCGATTGGGCAGTATTTACAGCGGTACGCCCTAAAAACGTAAATAAGCAAACAACGGCCATGACTTGCATGGTAGCGGTTGATTCTATAAATCACCAGCTCTATAGTGGCGATGGTGCAAATGGTTTCTACAGTTGGACTGCCAATGCTCAATCGACCTTGCTAAATACTTTTGGATCTCCGGTTACAGGTGCCCAGTTTGTTAAGCGTGGGAATGATAATGTAGCTGTTTTAACAACAATTGGCCAGATCATGCCAACGGACGAATCAAAAGGGAAAATTCAGGAATACAATTTATCAGCCGGTAAAAAACAGCAGCCGGTTGTGATAACCAATAGCTTGCCTCGCCCTGTGCAAACCGTAACCGCCGATTTTAACAAGGATGGTTTGCCTGATTATGTGGTATGCGGTTTCGGGCATGACAGGGGAGCATTGTACTACGTTGAACAGCATCCGGGGAATAAATTTACTAAGCATGTAATGCGGGCCTTGCCCGGTGGCACGCAGCTTACCACAGGCGACTATAACAATGATGGCTGGCCGGATGTGATTTGCCTTTACGCACAGGCCGACGAAGGTATCCGTATGTACCTGAACGACCATAAGGGAGGCTTTACCGAAAAAACGATATTACGCTTTCCTCCGATTTATGGCTCAAGCAGCTTTCAGTTGGTAGATTTTAACCATGATGGTAAGCTGGATATTCTATATACCAGCGGTGATAACAGCGATTACTCGCGTGTTTTGAAACCATATCATGGGGTATATATTTTTATCAACCAGGGTAACTGGAAATTTAAACAGCAATACTTTTACCATATTGATGGTTGTACTAAAGCGATGGCTGCCGACTTTGACGGCGATGGCGATTTGGATATTGCTGCGATAGGTTTCTTCAGCGATTTTAAATTTCACCCGGAAGAGGGCTTTACTTATCTCGAACAAACTAAGCAGCTTGGTTTTACATCGCATTACATACCTGTTGAAAAAATGGGCCGCTGGATTTGCATGGATGTTGGTGATGTTGACGGCGATGGCGACCAGGATATTGTATTGGGTAATTTTTCAATTGGCCAGAGGGGCTTGCTTAACCAGAAAGGTTTTACGCCACAGTGGGATATGAGCGAACCAATTGTTATTCTCCGGAACAAGACAAAAAATAAATAG
- a CDS encoding flavin monoamine oxidase family protein yields the protein MENIIIIGAGASGLMAAYQLSKSGKKVTVLEARGRTGGRIHTLEDASFFNKAELGAEFVHGDLPVTLNLFKEAGITYSPAGGEMWRLKNGRLTQEDEQIEGWDKLMDELQSIKEDISINQFLSERFPNEKYDAMKKSIRQFVAGYDTADPDEASTFALREEWQNEDEGAQHRPDTGYCTMISYLVNQVKANGGKLVLNAEVTAIHWKANDVTVKTIYGETYHAHKLVIALPLGILQLSEGEKGSIKISPSIQKHQTAINQLGFGAIIKVLLRFNEAFWEHADGKDLTNMAFLFSEEKVPTWWTQAPMHQPTLTGWLGGPPARAYKDYSDDELFEMAMVSLSNIFRMSIDDLKNKLVARYIVNWTADPFTRGAYAYDTVEAYKSRAMLSQPVEETIFFTGEYLYEGPSMGTVEAALTSAIGVSNKIVKVG from the coding sequence ATGGAAAACATCATTATTATTGGTGCGGGTGCATCGGGTTTAATGGCAGCATATCAGCTTTCAAAATCAGGCAAAAAGGTAACTGTTCTGGAAGCACGAGGCCGTACCGGCGGGCGTATCCACACGCTCGAAGATGCCTCTTTCTTTAATAAAGCCGAGTTGGGTGCCGAGTTTGTACATGGCGATCTGCCGGTAACACTCAATTTGTTTAAAGAAGCGGGCATAACCTATTCCCCGGCAGGCGGCGAAATGTGGCGGCTTAAAAACGGTCGTTTAACACAGGAAGATGAGCAGATTGAAGGGTGGGATAAACTGATGGACGAGTTGCAAAGTATAAAAGAGGACATAAGCATTAATCAGTTTCTGTCAGAGCGTTTCCCTAATGAAAAATATGATGCCATGAAGAAATCGATCCGGCAGTTTGTAGCAGGTTATGATACTGCCGATCCTGACGAGGCCAGTACTTTTGCTTTGCGCGAAGAATGGCAAAACGAGGACGAAGGTGCGCAGCACCGGCCCGATACCGGCTATTGTACGATGATCAGTTACCTGGTTAACCAGGTTAAAGCAAACGGCGGAAAACTGGTATTAAATGCAGAGGTAACGGCAATACACTGGAAAGCGAATGATGTAACTGTGAAAACCATTTATGGCGAAACCTATCATGCTCATAAACTGGTAATCGCTTTGCCACTGGGCATTTTGCAATTGTCCGAAGGCGAAAAAGGGAGTATTAAAATCTCACCCTCAATCCAAAAGCATCAGACAGCTATCAACCAATTAGGTTTTGGCGCTATTATAAAAGTGCTATTAAGGTTTAATGAAGCATTTTGGGAACATGCCGATGGGAAAGATCTGACTAACATGGCTTTTCTATTCTCTGAAGAAAAGGTACCTACCTGGTGGACACAAGCACCCATGCACCAGCCCACGTTAACAGGCTGGCTGGGCGGGCCGCCTGCAAGAGCCTATAAAGATTATAGCGACGATGAATTATTTGAAATGGCGATGGTGTCGCTTTCCAATATCTTCCGTATGAGTATTGATGATTTAAAGAATAAGCTGGTGGCAAGATACATTGTCAACTGGACGGCTGATCCCTTTACAAGGGGGGCGTATGCCTATGATACTGTCGAAGCATATAAATCCCGCGCAATGCTTAGCCAGCCGGTTGAGGAAACGATTTTTTTTACGGGCGAATACCTGTATGAGGGCCCATCAATGGGGACAGTTGAGGCAGCGCTGACAAGTGCAATAGGAGTATCGAATAAAATTGTGAAAGTTGGATAA
- a CDS encoding vanadium-dependent haloperoxidase, with protein sequence MLPKLLKIAVPVLALGLLFGCSHQKYPVKIDAAEILHQNEDQLTQVIIYDVFTPPVASRIYGYTSLAAYEAIRFTDPKYKSLITQLKGFGKPPVPEKGKKYDFTLAATHAFFTVAHKVTFSVDSLKKYEARVYEKFRNNLDDSTFERSAAFGDSIGKLILKRAAVDNYPQTRGKPRFLGSTDAGKWRPTPPDYLDGVEYCWGTMKTFAVDSSSQFRLPPPPKYSEDKNSEFFKQVQQVYDKCTHLSKDEELIARYWDDNPFVIQHTGHIMYANKKITPGGHWIGITAIACKKTHADAVKTAQAYALTAIALYDAFICSWEDKYFDPYIRPVTVINDKIDHNWLPLLQTPPFPEYPSGHSDISAASSTILTHLFGDNFAFQDTSDLRYISMQRHFDSFIKASDETSISRFYGGIHYLNSVNQGAVQGHEVGEYIWNKLKLTN encoded by the coding sequence ATGCTTCCTAAATTATTAAAGATAGCCGTTCCCGTTTTAGCTTTAGGCCTATTGTTTGGCTGCTCGCACCAGAAGTACCCTGTAAAAATTGATGCTGCCGAAATACTGCATCAGAATGAAGACCAGCTAACGCAGGTAATCATATACGATGTTTTTACGCCGCCGGTAGCCAGCCGTATTTATGGTTACACATCATTGGCAGCTTATGAGGCTATTCGTTTTACAGATCCGAAATATAAATCGCTTATTACTCAGCTTAAGGGTTTCGGTAAGCCGCCCGTACCGGAGAAAGGAAAGAAGTATGATTTTACTTTAGCTGCTACCCATGCTTTTTTTACAGTGGCACACAAAGTAACCTTCTCGGTCGATTCTTTAAAGAAATACGAAGCAAGGGTTTATGAAAAATTCAGGAACAACCTTGACGATTCTACTTTCGAGCGTTCGGCTGCATTTGGGGACAGCATAGGTAAGCTGATATTAAAGCGGGCAGCGGTTGATAATTATCCGCAAACGCGTGGAAAGCCACGCTTTTTAGGCAGTACCGATGCCGGTAAATGGCGCCCAACACCGCCTGATTATCTTGATGGGGTAGAATATTGCTGGGGAACTATGAAAACCTTTGCCGTGGATTCATCATCACAGTTCAGGTTGCCGCCGCCGCCAAAATACAGCGAGGACAAAAATAGCGAGTTTTTTAAGCAGGTGCAGCAGGTTTATGATAAATGCACACATCTTTCAAAAGATGAAGAACTGATAGCGCGTTATTGGGACGATAACCCATTTGTGATACAGCATACCGGGCATATCATGTACGCCAATAAGAAGATCACCCCCGGTGGCCATTGGATAGGTATAACCGCTATAGCCTGTAAAAAAACACATGCCGATGCCGTGAAAACAGCGCAGGCTTATGCGCTTACAGCCATTGCGTTGTATGATGCCTTTATCTGCTCGTGGGAGGATAAATATTTCGACCCTTATATTCGCCCGGTTACGGTGATCAATGATAAAATAGACCACAACTGGCTCCCACTGCTGCAAACGCCGCCGTTTCCGGAATATCCAAGCGGCCATAGTGATATCAGCGCAGCTTCCTCAACTATTTTAACACATTTATTTGGTGATAACTTCGCTTTTCAGGATACCAGCGACCTGCGCTATATTAGTATGCAGCGGCATTTCGATTCATTTATCAAAGCTTCTGACGAAACTTCTATCAGCCGTTTTTATGGTGGTATTCATTATCTCAATAGTGTAAACCAGGGTGCAGTGCAGGGGCATGAAGTAGGCGAATATATCTGGAATAAACTTAAACTGACTAATTGA